Below is a window of Desulfonispora thiosulfatigenes DSM 11270 DNA.
TCCCGCATGACAATAGTGGTTTCGGGTGATGAGATAATCTTAGAACAAGTTACAAAGCAATTAAACAAACTTATTGATGTTATTAAGGTGCATGATATGACAAGAGAAGAAACAGTTGATCGTCAACTGCTTCTTCTCAGAGTTAATGCTGATAACTCTACAAGAAGTGAAATATTAGAGTTAATAAATATTTTTAGAGCCAGGGTGGTAGACATTGGAAGGAAATCCATTATTATAGAAACAACTGGTGATATAAACAAAATTGAAGCAATAATAAAACTATTAAAACCATTTGGAATTCAAGAACTTGTTAAAACCGGAACTATATCAATGGTTCGTGGAAATAAAGAAAAAAATTAGGGGGAATAGAAATGGTACAAATGTATTATGATAAAGATGCAAATTTAGAGGTATTACAAGGCAAAAAGGTTGCAGTAATTGGTTATGGTTCACAAGGTCATGCTCACGCTCAAAGTTTACAAGATAGTGGAGTAGATGTAGTAGTAGGTCTTCGTCCTGGTAGTAGTACCTTTAAAAAAGTTGAAGCAGACGGTTTAAAAGCATTACCTATTGATGAAGCGAGTAAACAAGCTGATATCATCATGATCCTAATTCCTGATGAAAATCAAAAAGAAATTTACGATACCTATATCAAGGAAAACTTAGTAGCTGGAAATTCTTTAGTATTTGCTCATGGATTTAATGTTCATTTTGGACAAATTGTACCTCCAGCAGATGTAGACGTATTTTTAGTAGCTCCTAAGGGACCTGGACATATGGTTAGAAGACTTTATATTGATGGCGTAGGAATCCCAGGATTATTTGCAATTTATCAAGACGCTAGTGGAAAATGTAGAGATAAAGCATTAGCTTATGCTAAAGGAATTGGTTGTACTAGAGCTGGAGTTTTAGAAACAACATTTAAGGAAGAAACAGAAACTGATCTTTTTGGAGAACAAGCAGTTTTATGTGGTGGAATGACAGAATTAGTTAGAGCAGGATTTGACACTTTAGTAGAAGCAGGATATAAGCCTGAAATCGCTTATTTTGAATGTTTACATGAAATGAAATTAATCGTTGATTTAATGTATGAAGGTGGAATCCACAACATGCGTTATTCTATTTCTGATACAGCTGAATACGGTGATTTTGTAGCAGGAAAGAGAATTATTAATGATGATGTAAGAGCAGAAATGAAAAAAGTATTAAGAGATATTCAAGATGGTACATTTGCTTATAATTGGTTATTAGAAAATAAAGTAGGTCGTCCACGTTATTCAGCAGCAAAGAATGAAGGTAGAAATCATTTAATTGAGCAAGTAGGAGAAGAATTAAGAAGTAAAATGGCTTGGCTTAAAAAATAAGGAGTGAGACTTGATGATACACAGTGGGGCACAGATTTTAGTTAAAGCTCTAGAAAAAGAAGGGGTAGATTTAATTTTTGGATACCCAGGAGGGGCTGTGCTTGAAATCTATGATGAATTAGAGAAAAGCTCTATAGATCATGTTCTTGTTAGGCATGAGCAAGCAAGTGTGCATGGGGCAAGTGGTTACGCTCGTGCTTCTAATAAAGTAGGAGTAGCGCTAGCAACATCAGGGCCAGGAGCTACTAACTTAGTTACTGGAATTGCTACAGCTTATATGGATTCAGTGCCCCTTGTGATCATTACAGGTCAGGTTCCACGAATATTAGTGGGTACAGATGCTTTTCAAGAGGTAGATATAACAGGGATTACGGCACCAGTAATTAAATATAATTATTTAGTTCAAGATGTAAAGGATTTACCAAAGGTTGTAGCAGAAGCTTTTTATATTGCAAGATCTGGAAGGCCAGGGCCAGTGCTTATAGATATTCCTAGTGATGTTTCAAGGGATGAATGTGAGTATATCCCCTACAATAAAGTTAATATAAGAAGTTATAAGCCGACAATAAAAGGTCATCCTGAAATGATAAAAAAGGCAGTTAAGATGATTAAAGAAAGTCAATTTCCTTTACTTTGTGTTGGTGGAGGAGTAATTAGTTCTAACTGTTATGAAGAAGTAAAAAAATTACAAGAATTAACTCAGGCAAACGTCGTGTCAACGATGATGGGTCTCGGTGGGTTTCCATCAGATGATCAGGTACATAAGGGTATGCTTGGAACATATGGGCATAAAAAAGCTAATGAATTTGTCCAAAAGTGCGATTTATTTTTAGCGCTTGGAATGAGATTTGATGATCGAGTAGTGGGTAATTCAGCAAGATTTGCCCCAAATGCAAAAGTAATTCACATAGATATTGATCCAGCAGAAATTGGCAAAAACATAAATCCGGATTTACCTATTGTAGGAGATTTGCAACATATATTGAAAGATATTAATAAGCACTTAGAAAAAGAAAAAAAATCAGATATTGATTGGAATATAGAAAGTATAGAAAAATGGGAAAATTTAATGGTGCCTGAAATTTTAAGAAAAGTATCTGAATTAGTTCCTAAAGAAACCATTTTTACAACAGATGTAGGACAACACCAATTATGGTCAGCTTTAAATATTCCTTTTAATTTACCAAGAAAATGGATTTCATCTTGTGGTTTAGGAACTATGGGATATGGAATTCCTGCTGCTGTCGGAGCCCAATTAGCAATGCCAGATAAATTAGTAATCGCAATTACAGGTGATGGTAGTTTTCAAATGGGGATGACAGAGCTCGGAACCATTTCTGAACTAGACTTACCATTAAAAATATTAGTATTTAATAATAACTGTCTAGGAATGGTAAGGCAGCTGCAACATCATTATTGCGGAGAAAGGTATAGCCAAGTTCGCTTTAAAAAAGCTTTAGATTTTATGACTTTAGCTAAAGCCTTTGGAGCAGAAGGTTATAAAATTGAAAACATAGAGGAAAGCGAGAACATTCTAAAAGAAGCTTTCAATAATAATAAATTTTCGATTATAGAATGTTTAGTAGATCCACAAGATTTAGTCTATCCAATGGTTTTATCAGGTGATGGATTGGATCAAATGACTGGTGTTTAAGGAGGGGATATCTATGGATAATATATTTATTTTTGATACTACTTTGCGTGACGGAGAACAGTCCCCTGGAGTAACGTTGAACTTAAAAGAAAAGGTAGCTATAGCTAAACAACTAGCAAAACTTGGTGTAGATTGCATTGAAGCAGGTTTTCCAATAGCATCTCCTGGTGATTTTGAATCAGTTAAGGCTATAGCCGAATCTGTTGAGGGACCTGAAATAGCGGGACTTTGTCGGGCTAATAAAAAAGACATAGATAGAGCTTGGGAAGCCTTAAAAGTAGCCAAAAAAC
It encodes the following:
- the ilvN gene encoding acetolactate synthase small subunit, whose amino-acid sequence is MKKTLAVLVENRPGVLSKVSGLFSRRGYNIESLVVSETEDSSISRMTIVVSGDEIILEQVTKQLNKLIDVIKVHDMTREETVDRQLLLLRVNADNSTRSEILELINIFRARVVDIGRKSIIIETTGDINKIEAIIKLLKPFGIQELVKTGTISMVRGNKEKN
- the ilvC gene encoding ketol-acid reductoisomerase is translated as MVQMYYDKDANLEVLQGKKVAVIGYGSQGHAHAQSLQDSGVDVVVGLRPGSSTFKKVEADGLKALPIDEASKQADIIMILIPDENQKEIYDTYIKENLVAGNSLVFAHGFNVHFGQIVPPADVDVFLVAPKGPGHMVRRLYIDGVGIPGLFAIYQDASGKCRDKALAYAKGIGCTRAGVLETTFKEETETDLFGEQAVLCGGMTELVRAGFDTLVEAGYKPEIAYFECLHEMKLIVDLMYEGGIHNMRYSISDTAEYGDFVAGKRIINDDVRAEMKKVLRDIQDGTFAYNWLLENKVGRPRYSAAKNEGRNHLIEQVGEELRSKMAWLKK
- the ilvB gene encoding biosynthetic-type acetolactate synthase large subunit: MIHSGAQILVKALEKEGVDLIFGYPGGAVLEIYDELEKSSIDHVLVRHEQASVHGASGYARASNKVGVALATSGPGATNLVTGIATAYMDSVPLVIITGQVPRILVGTDAFQEVDITGITAPVIKYNYLVQDVKDLPKVVAEAFYIARSGRPGPVLIDIPSDVSRDECEYIPYNKVNIRSYKPTIKGHPEMIKKAVKMIKESQFPLLCVGGGVISSNCYEEVKKLQELTQANVVSTMMGLGGFPSDDQVHKGMLGTYGHKKANEFVQKCDLFLALGMRFDDRVVGNSARFAPNAKVIHIDIDPAEIGKNINPDLPIVGDLQHILKDINKHLEKEKKSDIDWNIESIEKWENLMVPEILRKVSELVPKETIFTTDVGQHQLWSALNIPFNLPRKWISSCGLGTMGYGIPAAVGAQLAMPDKLVIAITGDGSFQMGMTELGTISELDLPLKILVFNNNCLGMVRQLQHHYCGERYSQVRFKKALDFMTLAKAFGAEGYKIENIEESENILKEAFNNNKFSIIECLVDPQDLVYPMVLSGDGLDQMTGV